In Humulus lupulus chromosome 7, drHumLupu1.1, whole genome shotgun sequence, the following are encoded in one genomic region:
- the LOC133791042 gene encoding probable histone H2B.1: MAPKAEKKPAAEKKPAEEKKSTVAEKAPAEKKPKAGKKLPKEGAAAGDKKKKRTKKNVETYKIYIFKVLKQVHPDIGISSKAMGIMNSFINDIFEKLAQEASKLARYNKKPTITSREIQTAVRLVLPGELAKHAVSEGTKAVTKFTSS; encoded by the coding sequence ATGGCGCCGAAGGCAGAGAAGAAGCCCGCCGCTGAGAAGAAGCCAGCGGAGGAGAAGAAGTCCACAGTCGCCGAGAAGGCTCCAGCTGAGAAGAAGCCAAAGGCCGGAAAGAAACTCCCCAAGGAGGGCGCCGCCGCCGGcgacaagaagaagaagagaacgaAAAAGAATGTGGAAACTTACAAGATCTACATCTTCAAGGTTCTGAAGCAGGTTCACCCTGACATCGGTATATCAAGTAAGGCCATGGGAATCATGAACAGCTTTATCAATGATATCTTTGAGAAGCTTGCCCAGGAGGCCTCAAAGCTCGCTAGGTACAACAAGAAGCCGACGATCACATCTCGGGAGATCCAGACAGCTGTGAGGCTTGTGCTCCCCGGGGAGTTGGCCAAGCACGCCGTTTCGGAAGGAACTAAGGCCGTGACCAAGTTTACCAGTTCTTAA